The following proteins come from a genomic window of Mucinivorans hirudinis:
- a CDS encoding putative phage terminase (possibly intein-containing), giving the protein MGKLRKLIAPDNLHIDFSPSPKQYELWKLLQPECPLCGGFIQQQLIGHDQNNNPQYKPFCGKCGNHNIPQLILGGGAAGGGKSYLASVWLVSSCIRFGEIRAVVARKTLKSLKESTWNTIRMVIKRWGLVEDVHYRVNNIAGTLRFWNDSVILMLDMADQPSDPNFERFGSMEATICAVDEVSEISQKAIEVLFSRLRWRTHETFMVSKMLLTTNPTTNWVRGRFVQDDNGDRVTCREGEFYVPFSVFDNPDIGFRQTYEAALNKISDQATKERLLYGNWDFVEANDMAIYGKFDGSKHLITGLKEKVYDPTRPLITVWDFNVAPQMSVLLAQVDYENKKLYIIEEILAQLQRNMYANPLFFKPYLFLAFCVGTTDFSIRRWWCSFDCVSSKWYGVVSEDSI; this is encoded by the coding sequence ATGGGGAAGTTGCGTAAACTCATTGCGCCCGACAATCTCCACATCGACTTCAGCCCCTCGCCAAAGCAGTATGAGCTATGGAAACTGTTGCAGCCGGAGTGTCCGTTGTGTGGTGGATTTATCCAGCAACAACTCATCGGTCACGACCAAAACAACAATCCGCAATACAAGCCATTTTGTGGCAAATGCGGTAATCACAACATTCCACAACTCATACTCGGAGGTGGCGCGGCCGGCGGAGGCAAGAGTTACCTTGCTTCGGTTTGGTTGGTGAGTAGTTGTATCAGGTTTGGGGAGATTCGGGCGGTTGTCGCCCGTAAGACATTGAAGTCACTCAAAGAATCGACTTGGAACACGATTCGAATGGTGATTAAGCGGTGGGGGCTTGTAGAAGATGTGCATTACCGTGTCAACAACATTGCCGGTACGCTGCGGTTTTGGAACGACTCGGTGATCTTGATGCTCGATATGGCCGACCAACCCTCTGACCCGAACTTTGAGCGGTTTGGGTCGATGGAGGCGACTATATGTGCCGTGGATGAGGTGTCAGAGATTTCGCAGAAGGCTATAGAGGTTTTGTTTTCCCGTCTTCGTTGGCGAACGCACGAGACCTTTATGGTGTCGAAGATGTTACTTACCACCAACCCGACGACCAACTGGGTGCGTGGGCGATTTGTGCAGGACGATAACGGCGATAGAGTTACCTGTCGAGAGGGTGAGTTTTACGTTCCATTCAGCGTCTTTGATAACCCCGATATCGGCTTTCGTCAGACCTACGAGGCGGCACTCAACAAAATATCTGACCAAGCCACCAAAGAGCGTCTGCTATATGGTAACTGGGATTTTGTGGAGGCAAACGATATGGCAATCTACGGAAAGTTTGACGGCTCAAAGCACCTTATCACAGGACTCAAAGAGAAAGTCTATGACCCAACCAGGCCACTGATTACCGTTTGGGACTTCAACGTTGCTCCGCAAATGTCAGTACTGCTGGCTCAGGTGGATTATGAGAATAAGAAACTTTACATCATAGAGGAGATATTAGCCCAACTTCAACGTAATATGTATGCAAATCCTCTGTTCTTTAAGCCTTATCTGTTTTTGGCTTTCTGCGTGGGTACTACAGATTTTTCAATTCGGAGGTGGTGGTGCAGTTTTGATTGTGTGTCGTCTAAATGGTATGGGGTTGTATCCGAGGATTCGATATAG
- a CDS encoding Zinc finger domain-containing protein encodes MEQTKIEAICQSCGMPMLATEHFGTKSDNSPSADYCCYCFQSGHFTHDMSIEDAIESNVSYMDGSEKIDGRTLTKSEAALRMHVQFPSLKRWSAHESTHKEYFKAINRAVDYINEHLNQPVNLYDLANIVNISEFHFHRIFKALVGESPGEYIQRLRLEKAIFKLQTTKLTLTEIAEQIGYQSPHALSKAFKKRFGTSPSVFRAQPSDLSFPINEPEFLLIEPEIKEINPKKVMTFQIANPFENKDAFVQGWRKLVQFMNVTGIPDATHEYLSLSRDVSTITESSKCRTYVCISTNPNIKPEGEFGQQIIAGGLYAVFTYKGAYKNLESVYCSIYRNWIPNSKYELRDVAFFEKYLNTPDVVSQDELLTEVYIPVSIL; translated from the coding sequence ATGGAACAAACTAAAATCGAAGCGATTTGTCAAAGTTGCGGTATGCCGATGTTGGCAACCGAGCATTTCGGAACAAAAAGCGACAATAGTCCTTCAGCGGACTATTGTTGTTATTGCTTTCAGAGTGGGCATTTTACCCACGACATGAGCATAGAAGATGCTATCGAAAGCAATGTCTCTTATATGGATGGCTCTGAGAAGATAGATGGGAGAACTTTGACCAAAAGCGAAGCTGCCCTTAGAATGCATGTTCAATTTCCCTCTTTGAAACGATGGTCAGCACACGAAAGCACCCACAAAGAATATTTCAAAGCCATAAATCGCGCTGTTGATTACATAAACGAACACTTAAATCAACCCGTAAATTTATATGACTTAGCCAACATCGTAAATATTTCAGAGTTCCATTTTCACCGGATATTCAAAGCATTGGTGGGCGAAAGTCCCGGAGAATATATACAGCGTTTACGTTTGGAGAAGGCGATATTTAAACTCCAAACGACCAAATTAACACTTACGGAAATTGCAGAACAAATAGGATATCAAAGTCCTCATGCGCTATCCAAGGCTTTCAAAAAACGTTTTGGAACATCACCATCTGTTTTTCGTGCACAACCTTCTGATTTATCTTTTCCTATCAACGAGCCCGAATTTTTACTCATAGAGCCTGAGATAAAAGAGATAAACCCCAAAAAGGTTATGACTTTTCAAATTGCGAACCCCTTTGAAAACAAAGATGCCTTTGTTCAAGGATGGAGGAAATTGGTCCAATTTATGAATGTCACTGGTATTCCCGATGCGACCCACGAATATTTAAGTTTGAGTCGTGATGTGTCGACCATTACGGAGTCGAGTAAATGCCGTACTTATGTCTGTATCTCCACAAATCCGAATATCAAACCCGAAGGCGAGTTTGGACAGCAAATTATAGCAGGTGGGTTGTATGCAGTATTTACCTATAAGGGAGCATACAAAAACCTTGAGTCAGTCTATTGCTCTATATACCGTAACTGGATTCCCAATAGTAAATACGAATTACGAGATGTCGCTTTTTTTGAGAAATATCTAAATACTCCGGATGTTGTGTCTCAAGATGAGTTGCTAACAGAAGTGTATATCCCCGTTTCTATCCTTTGA
- a CDS encoding Zinc finger domain-containing protein — translation MEQKICQSCGMPMVTPEEFGTNNDGSLNQDYCCYCYKDGNFTSQFTMDEMIAHCAQYVEDFNSDSDTKLTKEQAIEQMKQDFPTLKRWSK, via the coding sequence ATGGAACAGAAGATTTGTCAGAGTTGCGGTATGCCAATGGTAACACCTGAAGAATTTGGAACAAATAATGATGGTAGTCTCAATCAAGATTATTGTTGTTATTGTTATAAAGATGGTAACTTTACATCCCAGTTTACAATGGATGAAATGATTGCACACTGTGCTCAATATGTGGAGGATTTTAATAGTGACTCCGACACTAAACTGACTAAAGAACAAGCTATTGAACAAATGAAACAGGACTTCCCAACCCTCAAGCGTTGGAGTAAATAG
- a CDS encoding DNA-cytosine methyltransferase — MKPLKFIDLFAGAGGLSEGFIRQGYTPIAHVEMNTHACDTLKTRMVYHQLATAKDKLGIYTQYLKGQISRDEFWSHGTADVLDSVINIEISDKTIDSIFDRIDKLKQEDSVDIVIGGPPCQAYSVAGRARDPQSMETDPRNFLYKYYLQFLQRYKPKMFVFENVPGILSAKNGEHFENIKKGIEEAGYNLDYRILDASKFGVIQNRKRVILIGWQKELKLSYPEFEQVENNNEILRDLFYDLPWLAPGTGEQTTLYTKPCNTYLNESKIRSNDEFVTQHIVRPHNTRDIEIYRRAITMWLNERKRLNYATLPDELKTHSNQKSFLNRFQVVDNIGCSHTVVAHIAMDGHYYIYPDLKQIRSISIREAARIQSFPDNYFFEGGRTNAFKQIGNAVPVLMADKIANKLIEQLKRL; from the coding sequence ATGAAGCCACTAAAATTTATAGATTTATTTGCTGGAGCTGGAGGACTTTCTGAAGGGTTTATCCGACAAGGATATACTCCTATTGCCCACGTCGAAATGAATACGCATGCTTGTGATACTTTAAAAACCAGGATGGTTTATCATCAATTGGCTACAGCAAAAGATAAACTTGGCATATATACCCAATACTTGAAAGGTCAAATCTCAAGGGATGAATTTTGGTCTCACGGTACAGCAGATGTATTAGATTCGGTTATTAATATTGAGATCTCTGACAAAACGATTGATAGTATTTTTGATCGGATTGACAAATTAAAGCAAGAAGATTCTGTTGACATTGTCATTGGTGGGCCTCCTTGTCAAGCGTATTCAGTGGCAGGTAGAGCGCGAGATCCACAAAGCATGGAGACGGACCCACGTAATTTTCTTTATAAATATTATCTTCAGTTTTTACAGAGGTATAAGCCCAAAATGTTTGTTTTCGAAAATGTTCCAGGCATATTGTCGGCAAAGAATGGTGAACATTTTGAAAATATTAAAAAAGGCATTGAAGAAGCTGGCTATAACCTTGATTACAGGATATTAGATGCATCAAAATTTGGTGTAATCCAGAATAGAAAACGAGTAATTCTTATTGGTTGGCAAAAAGAGCTGAAACTCTCATATCCTGAGTTCGAACAAGTTGAAAACAACAATGAGATATTACGAGATTTGTTTTATGACTTACCGTGGTTAGCGCCCGGAACCGGCGAACAAACAACCCTCTATACAAAGCCATGCAATACATATCTCAATGAATCTAAAATTAGATCGAATGATGAGTTTGTTACCCAACATATTGTAAGGCCTCATAATACTCGTGATATCGAAATTTACCGAAGAGCTATCACTATGTGGCTTAATGAACGAAAGAGACTAAATTATGCCACGCTTCCAGATGAGTTGAAAACACATTCAAATCAGAAATCATTTTTGAATAGATTTCAGGTTGTTGATAATATAGGTTGTAGTCATACAGTTGTGGCTCATATTGCAATGGACGGACATTATTATATCTATCCAGACCTGAAGCAAATTAGATCTATTTCTATTCGAGAAGCCGCAAGAATACAGTCGTTCCCTGACAACTACTTCTTTGAAGGAGGTAGAACAAATGCGTTCAAGCAAATTGGGAATGCAGTACCTGTTCTCATGGCGGATAAGATAGCTAATAAACTCATAGAGCAGCTCAAAAGATTATGA
- a CDS encoding putative phage terminase (possibly intein-containing), which produces MKSPPFLSKKTPKKLFGVEVGLGKPQDKENNTPALARRMQQKLYREKHIGGVDVTGDPSGLQRSSATEDGVNNYTVIMETFGKGILRPKLKLLRKQPPQVTRCEFANELFDGYNGWTIEIDLKCRKLTEDLIYQLRNEDGTKAKHKTTDPKTGVKYEKYGHLSDCLDYLLCYYLRDSWYKFKSGTDNGDSGIVTAPAVYNGFNY; this is translated from the coding sequence ATGAAATCACCCCCGTTTTTGAGCAAAAAAACACCGAAAAAACTTTTTGGCGTTGAAGTTGGGTTAGGCAAACCACAAGACAAAGAGAACAACACTCCGGCATTAGCTCGACGGATGCAACAAAAACTCTATCGAGAGAAGCATATTGGCGGCGTAGATGTTACAGGCGACCCGTCAGGATTGCAACGCTCTTCTGCTACGGAAGACGGGGTGAACAACTACACGGTAATTATGGAGACTTTTGGCAAGGGGATTTTGCGTCCAAAACTGAAACTGCTCCGCAAACAGCCACCACAGGTGACACGATGCGAGTTTGCCAACGAGCTATTTGACGGCTACAATGGCTGGACGATTGAGATTGATTTGAAGTGCCGCAAACTTACTGAGGATTTGATTTACCAGCTCCGCAACGAAGACGGCACGAAAGCAAAGCATAAGACCACCGACCCCAAAACCGGTGTAAAGTATGAGAAGTATGGACACCTTTCAGACTGTCTTGATTATCTGCTTTGCTACTACCTGCGTGATAGCTGGTACAAGTTCAAAAGCGGAACTGACAACGGCGACAGTGGCATCGTGACGGCTCCGGCGGTCTATAACGGATTTAACTATTAG